Genomic window (Desulfovibrio sp. UIB00):
CAGAAAACACGGCTTCGGCCTTGGCAAGGTTTACGGGCGCAAGGTCGTTGTTCAGCACCAGCAGGCGCAGGGATGCCTTGGCGTTTTGCGGGATGTAGTCAAGGTTGTTGACCTCGCCTTCGGGCTTGTAGCCAAGAGCCACCACCAGAGGCGAGAACAGCGCGTCAAGCTGGCGGGTAACGGCCCTGCCGCCCGCAGGCTCAAAGCCTTCTATCTGCACGGCCCCGCGCAGAGTACCGGCCTGCAACCTGCCCAGAGGCAGGGCAAAGGCGGCTATGCCCTTGCTGTCTGTAAATGCTGCGGGCAGTTCCAGAGACTGGCCTTCGCCCTCAAAGCCCGCAGGCTCATAGAATGTATAGTCTTCGTATCCTGCAAAGTGCAGGCGGCTTTTTTCCGTGCGCAGGGTCGCTTGAACGCGGTGATTGACCGCAGGTTCGCCATACAGATTGTCCAGCCGCGCCTGCGCTTCCATAGCCGGGGCCTCCTGCCCGGTGCGTATCCAGCCCTTGGGCGCTGCGGGCGTAAACGAGGCTGCAAGGGCCAGGGTGTCGGGCTGGAATTCTTCAACGCGTACGCGGGTGCTGCCCAACACGGGCGAAGCGCCGGATCGGGCAGTGTCGCCCGGCAGGCGCACATCAAGCTGGTACGAGCCAACGGCGGCATCCTCGGGGCAGGCCCAGTCAAAGGAATTCAGGCCGTCTTCGCCCACGGTAAAGGCGCGGCGCATTACCTCCGCCCCGGTGGGGCTGACAAGCACCGCCTCCAGCGGCAGACCGGCGGGCATGGGCTGCCAGTCAAACCGCCGCACAATGCAGCCAAAGTGCAGGGTCTCGCCCGGCAGGTAGATGCCGCGCTGGCTGAAAACCGAGGCGCTGAGGCCATCCGCCGAGGTGTGGCGGCCAGAAATGGCAAAGTTGCTGTAATCCACCATACGGGTGGCATCGTCCAGTGAGAGCCACGCCAGATCCTGCGGGCCAGCGTCTTTGGCCGCATCGGCGGTTTTTCCGGCTGCGGGGGCCAGAGCCACCACGGCCACCGGGCGTTTTTCGCGTTCAAGGCCATTGGCGGGCGGCAGGTCGGCGCGGCCCTGCGCGTTGGTGACGGCGCTTTGCAGCGGCAAACCGTTAAGACCCAGCAGGCGCACTTCCGCGCCCTGCACGGGCTGACCAGTGCCCAGATGCTGCACAAAGACCGTGCGCGCTCCGTCTCCCGCCATTTTAACCGTCAGGCCCATATCTGTAACCAGCAGCAGGCGAGCAGCATAGGCAATGGATTTATCACCGCTGTACCCGGTCAGCTCTATGCGCATGAGCCCGTGCACCGGCTCCTTGCCGCCGCGCAGCAGCGGGGCCAGATCAAGCACGGGAAAGGAAGAAGCGCCTGCCTGTTCCTTGCGTACTTCAATGCGCCCTTCCACCACATCGCTCATGACGTCCATATCCGCCGTGGGGTATTCAAAGCCGGATTCTTTTGCGGCAAGGGCCAGAAAAGGATCGCGGACTCGCTCGGCGCGCCAGGCCACGGAGGTAAGACCTGTGGCGTAAATATCCAGTTTTTTCTGGCCGCTCAGGGTCAGCACGTTGCCGGGCTGCAAAAAGCCCACTTCGGTGCCGAGGGAGGGTACAGTCATGATAAAGCGGCGAACCTGCGCTGTTTCCGGCCCTGCTGTGGAGGGCAGGCCCTTGTCCACGGCGGCAAGCAGGCCACGCCCGGCCTCTGCGGGAATGCGCAGCAAAATACGGTCTGCCGGTTCATCGGCTGCCTGCATCAGCTCCGGCTTGAGTCGTGTGCCGTTTTTAACGTCATCGGGGCTGATGGCGGGCATTTTTGTCCAGTCAGCATCTTTCCCTGCCTCGGCGGTGAGCTTGCGGGGCAACTGGATAAGCTCAAGCTTGCGCAACAACTCTGTGGGCAGGACGCGCAGGGTGGTTTTGACCTCGAGCTGAAATTTTTTGTCCAGCTTGTCGTCATAGACGGGATTAATGGTAATTTTAGCCACATCCATCAGGCGGGCGCGCCCGGTGATGGAGAAGAGGGCCTCCACGCTCGGCGGAGCCTTGGCGTCCTTTTTGGGCGCAACGACCACGCATTTGCCCGAGCCTTCGGCAAATGCGGGCAAGCCCTTGATGCTGATGCGGGCGGCGGCGTTGTTTTCCGGCAGGGCTGTGACGGGCGCGGTGACGACCACCTCGTCGCGGCGTTCGTTCCACACAAGGCGGGGCGCGCCAAGGGCAAGGCCGCTTTTGGCATCGCTGGGGGCAATGCTAATGCGCCCATCCATATCCTGCGTGCCCACGGGCCAGATAAAGCGCAAGGGCACGGAAACGGCGTGCGCGCCCTTGGGCGAGGGATCAATCCAGAAGGTTTCCTTGCCCACGCGCACGGCCTGGGGCTGGGTGGCGTATACGGCCTGCCGCTTGAGAGAGAACCGTCCCGGTAAAGCCATTTTTTCCAGCGAAATGGTGTAGCGGGTATCAGGCGACAAGTGCTCCTTGGGGGTAAATTCCATGGTGGAGTCGTCAACCCAGCGCCACACGCCAGCCACGGGCGGGGTCATGCGCACGCCATCCACAACGCGTCCTTCCTCTCCAGCCGGGGAAGAGGCGCACTGGCGCGACCAATCCGCGCCGTATTCTTTTTTGCAGCGGGCTTCATCCACCTGAAAAGTTATGGAAAACCCTTCGCGGCGCAGCCAGTTGTCCTCCTGCGGATTGCTGGGGGCGGCAACCCGGTAGGCAGGCCCGGCCAGAGCCGGAGCGGCTTGCAGAAAAACAGCCAGAATTATGAGCAGGAAACGCAGTGGCGTTGTCGGCATGATTCCTCCGCAGTGCGGTAAAGGGCAGGAGCGAAAATCCGGTGCCCGCATGGCCCGGAGCGCTGCAAAACAGGTGGAATTATGAAGGAAGCGCCCGCTAACGCTACGCGTTAACAGGTGCTATGCTATGAATGCCGGATTCGGCACTATTTGTCTACGGCAGTCATGGAACAGGGACGGGGGCTGCTGATTTGCGCCGGGGGGAGGCGCAATCCGCAAAGGTTGAAGAAGTATATAGGGCCGTGGGACACGGTGGTCTGCACACACAAAAAATGTGCGGAATCGCACAGCCTAGTGCCTTGAGGCCGTGCCCTGAGATGTGTGTCGGCCTAGTGCGCCAGCCCGGGGCAAGCCCGGTCTTCAAGGCTGTCCGCATTGAGCCACATGTGACGGATAATGCCATCCACAAGGCCTATCTTGGGTATGATGAGCTGCTTTGCACCCGACATGTCAACCACGCCGAGGAATATGTCCAGTGCCGGAACAATAACGTCCGCCCGGTAGGCGTTGAGGCCGTATTTTTCCATGCGGCCTTCCAGCGGCAAGGCCAGCAGATCCTTGTAGAGGGCGCGTAGTTCCGGCGCGCCAACGGGCTTGCCGTCCCGTTTTTCGAGCAGCTTTGAAACTTTGTTGATATTGCCCCCAGAGGCAATGACGCATTCCGGCGCGTAGGTTTCACCCAGCCTGCGCATTTCTGCGGTAAATCGCTCGCGTTCCGCCGGGTTCACCGCATTGGCGAGAATGCGCACCGTGCCGAGCTGAAAGGAAAAAGCCTCTTGCAGCTTGCCATCGCGCAGGGCTACCACCTCTGTGCTGCCGCCGCCCACATCCACATACAGGGCGCTGCTCACATCGGTGTATCGGGCAAGGGCATTGGCGTTAAAAAGAATCTGCGCTTCTTCCAGCCCGCTGATGATATCTATGCGCAGGCCTGTTTTTTCGCGCACAAGATTCATGATGTCCTGCCCGTTGGCGGCATCACGCATGGCGCTGGTGGCGCAGATGCGGTAGTGGTCAACCCCGTAGGCCCGCATGATGTGGGCAACGCCGATCATGGCGTCCACAAAGGCGGCCTGCTTTTGTTCAGAGATGGCCCCGTAAAGGAAAACATCCGTCCCAAGGCGAATGGGAATGCGAAGATAGGCGTTTTTTTTGACTGGCTTGTCGGGGCTCAGCTCTTCAACATTGCTGATGAGAAAGCGTATGGCGTTGGAGCCCACGTCAATGGCGGCAAGCATGCTGGGTTTCACTCTGTCTCCTCTAGAGAGTTTAACACTTGAAATACTCGCTTACGGCAGCTCGCATTTCTCGGCAAGGATTTTCAGAAAAATCCTTGCCGAGCAGTTAACTCACTTCATTCGTAAACTGCTCTTGCGGCAGTGGGTGAAATGCCTGGCGGTAGTACGTCGCGCCCTGAGGCGCGGTTCAGCAAGACTACACCAAGACCGCAGGAATATACACTGGTTTTTAGGGCGAGGGGTGCAGGAAAACCTGCGACTTCAGGGTTTCTTTACATTGGATGCCTGCATGTCGGCGTAGATTTTTTCAGCACCCACGCCAAACAGTCAGGCCCTTGAATGGCAAGCAGCCCTAAGTTTCAGCTAGTGCGCCAGCCGTGTCGTCGCGCGCGGTGGCAGGTGTCGTGCGCGCGGGCTTTCGGTTCTTGGTTGCAGGTGACCGTGACTTTTTGGCCCGGCTTATTTCGGTCTGAGCGGCAGGCGCATCTGTTGCAGGGCGTGCGGCCATGCGGCTGTAATATTCGTGGAGCACCGTCTGCGAGCGGCAGGGGGCCACGGATTCGCCCTTGCTGTATTTGTTGACCCCAGTGCCGTCAAGAATGCGGGCCTTGACGTTGTCCGCCCACTGGATGTCAAAAATATCCCGCAGATTTTGGCGTAGGGCCGGGCAGTGGACAGGGGCCGCCACCTCCAGCCTGCGGTCAAGATTGCGGGGCATCCAGTCGGCGCTTGAGATATAGGCCAGCTCGCTGCCGTTGTTGCAAAAGAGCGCAATGCGCGCATGCTCGAGAAATTTGTCCACAATGCTGATAGCCCGGATGTTTTCGCTCAGATCCTGAACCTGCGGCTTGAGGCAGCAGGCGCTACGCACAATAAGGCGTATTTCCACCCCGGCCTTGCTGGCGCGGTAAAGCAGCCGGATCATGGATTCATCGGTGAGGCTGTTGAGTTTTACGTGGATATAGGCTTTTTTCCCGGCTTTGGCATTGCGTATTTCTCGCTCAATGGCGTTGGTGAAAAAGGCGCGCATGCACTGGGGGGCCGCCACCAGCTCCCGGCACGAAACCGGCTTGTGCGATGCATTGAGAAAATTGAAGATGGTGCGGGCGTCTTCCGCAAATCCGGGATTGGCGGACAGAAGGCCCATGTCGCTATACAGGCGGGCTGTGTCTTCGTTGAAGTTGCCGGTGCCGATATAGACATAACCTGTTTTTTTGCTGCCCTCGACGCGCTCAACAAGAATGACCTTGCTGTGCACCTTGAGGTCTTTGAGGCCGTGGATAACGCGCACCCCGCCCTGATGCAGCATGTCGATGCTTTTGACGTTGCGCTCTTCGTCAAAGCGGGCCATGAGCTCCACGCAGGCCGTAACCCGTTTGCCGTTCTGCGCTGCGTTTATAAGGGCGTTGATGATGCGTGAATGGTCAGCAGTACGGTACAGGGTGATAGAAATATCCGTCACCTTGGGGTCGATGGCCGCCTCGCACAGAAATTCCACCACATGATTGAAAGTATGGTAGGGAAAGTGCAACAGAATATCCTTGCTGCGCACCACCTTGAGAATGCTGGAAAAGGGTTTGATATCCGGATGGGTGAGGGCGGGCATGACGGCGTTTTCCAGATCTGGCCGCACGCGCGGAAAGTTCATGAGGCTGCGCATCATATGGTAGCGCGCGCCGGGGTCAAGCTCGCTTTTCTTGAGGTTGAGCTTTGAGGCCAGCAGAAAAAGCAGGTCTTCGGGCATGGCGCTGTCGTAGATAAGGCGCACGGGGCGGCCCCGCAGGCGGTGCTCCAGCCCTTCTTCCATCTTTTCAATGAGGCTTTTGGACACGTCGTCGTCAAGGCTCAGTTCCGCATCGCGCATTACCTTGAAGGTGTACGCGGAGATGCGGTCGTAGTTGAACATGAAGAAAATATTGTTCAGGCACAGCCTGATGATGTCGTCCACAAAAATGATGTCGTGGCAGCCGGGCGACGAGGGCATTTCCACAAAGCGCGGGCAGGCCGCGTTGACGGGGATGCGCAGCACCGCATAGCGGCATTTGCCCGGCGCTGCGTCCGACTCCATCTTGACGGCATGGTATATCTGGCTGTCTTGCAGAAAGGGCAGCCGGGCGGATTTGTTCAGAATAAGCGGCACCAGCTGCGGATAGACCACATTGCCGAAATAGCCACGGCAAAAGGCATCCTGCCCTTCGCTGAGTTCTGTTTCATCGCGCACGCGTATTCCTTCGTGCTCCATGGCGTCCAGCACTTCCTCGTAGGTTTCGCGAAAGGCCGTTTGCGCGGTGGCGGCCTTGTCGTTAACACGCTGCAAGGCTTCATCCGGCGTCAAGCCGCCCATGAGCAGCGGCTTTATTTTGCTTTTGGAGCGGGTAAGGCGCACAAGGGAAGCCACGCGAACCTTGATGAATTCGTCCTGATTGCTGGAAAAAATACCCAGAAAGCGCAGCCGCTGCATAAGTGGCGTGGAGTGGTCGCGGGCTTCCTGCAATATTCGTTCGTTAAAACTGAGCCAGCTCAGTTCCCTGTTGTTCATAACAGCCGAAGGCTTCATTGTATGCTCCCGTGGCATTGGTAAAACGGCAGGGCAATAACTACCCTCGCTTACGTCTGTTATGTATGATGGATTTGTTACAATTGCGTGGCGCAAGCCCGTATTTGCCCATGCAGCGGGCCATGCTTTGCCGTATTTGTCACGCGCAAATAAAAAGGGCGTCCGCCTGTGCATGGCGGACGCCCCGATGGGTGTTGTAAGGCCTGGGTCGCGTTAGCCGCGCTTCATGTCGGCTACCAGCTTGCTCAGGGTGTTGGCCTGAGTTGCCAGATCCGCCACGGAGCCGGAAGCGGCGTTCATGGCGTGGGCTGTCTGCTCGGAGCGCTCATTGACCTCAAGAATGGACTTGTTGATCTCGTCGCTGCTTGCGGACTGTTCCTCGCTGGCAGTTGCGATGGCGCGCACCTGATCGGCAGTGGAAAGCGCGTTGTTGACGATTTCGCGCAGGGCTTCGCCCGACTTGTTGGCAAACGTTGTGGCGGTTTGCACCTGTTCAAGGGCGTTGTCCATGCTTTGCACGCTCTTGGATGTGCTTTGCTGGATGGCCGCAATGGCGTTGCCCACATCGTTGGTGGAAGCCATGGTCTTTTCCGCCAGTTTACGCACCTCATCGGCCACCACGGCAAAGCCGCGACCGGCCTCGCCAGCACGGGCCGCTTCAATGGCGGCGTTGAGGGCCAGCAGGTTGGTCTGGTCGGCTATGTCTGAAATAACGTTCATGATGCGGCTGATGGCCTGGGCATGCTCGTTGAGCGTACCCATGTCATCCTTGAGCGCCATGGAAACAGAGTGCACGCGGTCAATGCTTTGCAAGGCCTGCTGCACGATTTTTTCGCCGTTTTCGGCATTGGCTCTGGTCTGGTCAGACATGTCTGAAGCGGACGAGGCATTGCTCGCCACTTCGCGCACGGTGGCGTTCATCTGGTTCATGGCTGTGGCAGCATCGCCGAGGCGCAGGGCAGACTCGCTCGAAAGGTGGTTGGCCTGGCCTATGTGGGCTTCAAGCTCGTTGGACGCGGAGGATATGACCTTCACCACTTCTTCCAGTTGCATGGCGGCAGAGAGCATGCCCTCGCGGCGGGCGTTTTCCGCCTCTTTGCGGGCTTCTTCGGCCTGTTCTGTGGCGGCTTTTGCAAGGGCGGTCTGCTGTTCGGCCTCCTCGCCTTTCTGGCGGGCGGTGGTGATCATTTCCTGCAGATTGCTCACCATGTTCAGCAGGGCAGCGTGCAGCTCGGCCAGTTCGCCGTAGAATTGCCGGGCGTCAAGGTTCACGTTGAGATCGCCGGTGGCGACCTTGTCGGCCTCCTTGACAATAAGGCTCAAGGGCCGATTGATGGAGCGCGCTATGACCCAGGCGATCAGCAGCATGATCAGGGCCACGCTGAGGGTAATGATTACGCTGGCGCGTACGGCGGTGTTGGTGGCCGCAAGAATTTCTTCCTCAGACTGGAGCATGAGGATCTTCCAGCCATGCGGCGTGGTGAGCACATTGGCGCGTACTTCGTGCCCGTTTACAACGGCTTGCAGCATGCCGTCCTTGGCGCCAAACAGCTTCACAAGGCCGGGATCCTGTATGTCCTTGCCAATGATTTTGCCCGTCAGATCCTTGTTGCGCGGGTCGCAGAGGATGCGCCCCGTATTTTCGAGCAGCATGAAGTAGCCGGTCTTGCCGAAATTGAGTTCGGCAAAGCGCTGCGACAGGCCGTTGAGCGAAACGTCGATGCCCAGAACGCCCGTAAAGTCGCCCCGCCGCGAAAACATTTTGTGCGTGATGGCTACCACCAGCTCACCGGTGATGGAAAGGTAGCTGTCGGCCAAGCCGACCTTTTGCGACGAAGCCGCGCGCTGC
Coding sequences:
- the ppk1 gene encoding polyphosphate kinase 1; translated protein: MKPSAVMNNRELSWLSFNERILQEARDHSTPLMQRLRFLGIFSSNQDEFIKVRVASLVRLTRSKSKIKPLLMGGLTPDEALQRVNDKAATAQTAFRETYEEVLDAMEHEGIRVRDETELSEGQDAFCRGYFGNVVYPQLVPLILNKSARLPFLQDSQIYHAVKMESDAAPGKCRYAVLRIPVNAACPRFVEMPSSPGCHDIIFVDDIIRLCLNNIFFMFNYDRISAYTFKVMRDAELSLDDDVSKSLIEKMEEGLEHRLRGRPVRLIYDSAMPEDLLFLLASKLNLKKSELDPGARYHMMRSLMNFPRVRPDLENAVMPALTHPDIKPFSSILKVVRSKDILLHFPYHTFNHVVEFLCEAAIDPKVTDISITLYRTADHSRIINALINAAQNGKRVTACVELMARFDEERNVKSIDMLHQGGVRVIHGLKDLKVHSKVILVERVEGSKKTGYVYIGTGNFNEDTARLYSDMGLLSANPGFAEDARTIFNFLNASHKPVSCRELVAAPQCMRAFFTNAIEREIRNAKAGKKAYIHVKLNSLTDESMIRLLYRASKAGVEIRLIVRSACCLKPQVQDLSENIRAISIVDKFLEHARIALFCNNGSELAYISSADWMPRNLDRRLEVAAPVHCPALRQNLRDIFDIQWADNVKARILDGTGVNKYSKGESVAPCRSQTVLHEYYSRMAARPATDAPAAQTEISRAKKSRSPATKNRKPARTTPATARDDTAGALAET
- a CDS encoding methyl-accepting chemotaxis protein, with product MTIRLRVILGFLFTIIVMAAGTLPFMIMTMRNNAEESYTSNSSTQLRLMNNYVETFISGAERDVALLAQEPYIAEAVGLFPNFSNNKEADVFLRADLSVDAFKTVQPLVRLDEGSEDYVEAYAGYTDGSYATSADNTKVPAGYNTSKRPWYTQRAASSQKVGLADSYLSITGELVVAITHKMFSRRGDFTGVLGIDVSLNGLSQRFAELNFGKTGYFMLLENTGRILCDPRNKDLTGKIIGKDIQDPGLVKLFGAKDGMLQAVVNGHEVRANVLTTPHGWKILMLQSEEEILAATNTAVRASVIITLSVALIMLLIAWVIARSINRPLSLIVKEADKVATGDLNVNLDARQFYGELAELHAALLNMVSNLQEMITTARQKGEEAEQQTALAKAATEQAEEARKEAENARREGMLSAAMQLEEVVKVISSASNELEAHIGQANHLSSESALRLGDAATAMNQMNATVREVASNASSASDMSDQTRANAENGEKIVQQALQSIDRVHSVSMALKDDMGTLNEHAQAISRIMNVISDIADQTNLLALNAAIEAARAGEAGRGFAVVADEVRKLAEKTMASTNDVGNAIAAIQQSTSKSVQSMDNALEQVQTATTFANKSGEALREIVNNALSTADQVRAIATASEEQSASSDEINKSILEVNERSEQTAHAMNAASGSVADLATQANTLSKLVADMKRG